The following are encoded together in the Salvia hispanica cultivar TCC Black 2014 chromosome 6, UniMelb_Shisp_WGS_1.0, whole genome shotgun sequence genome:
- the LOC125197378 gene encoding protein TPX2-like isoform X2 → MAAAEESSDLSMIDEAYEFSAPRFHDFLAEETPEEVRRAELWFESALAHAPSPFMPRIRATRTVQQILCNFNEEQQMQKAPKSSESASNSAQESAPTLHKANAIATEATQEVRTCKEIEKTTTPNAESSCTLQKQNIAQGSVPKEAAVQGPEICCTPAPQKPRDDIKLQTAKKIASMLKNPSAISSKKQLPKSQAKSAKPSSVRRDTNGNKNIAGTLNFAHENRAIKRQKLDGGKSRQILTVNKPLNLPHKTRTGVVSSSSSFGLATAKTCKEDRKMYVREPAAPFVSTAEMMKKFQSGTREVSCSLSQKPKLTLTRPKTPEFETSQRLRSVKIKSSAEIEEEMMAKLPKFKARPLNKKIFEAPSLPPLPRSTPQLPEFKEFRLETMSRATQNAETSTVASVESTESHQWKPSHLTIPKPPVLQTSLRARPPRIKSSEELEKEELENIPHFKARPLNRKIFESKGDMGIFCNMKKQVTIPQEFNFAIDKRIPPPPTAVVDLFDKLSLCSEPQREKMLPRNTTPSPFHLHTEERGAEKERRIAEELLQKQLEEERARIPRAHPYPYTTDYPVIPPKPEVKPCTKPVPFELESLARHEQEMQREMEERMRMEMEEAEMRRFKAQPILKEDPIPLPEKERKPLTEVQEFNLHVENRAVDRAEFDKKIKEKEMVYKRYREETEAAKMMEEEKALKQLRRTLVPHARPVPNFANPFLPQKSAKETTKAKSPKLRVNYRKEKRRMVPGKASGAAACHMR, encoded by the exons ATGGCCGCGGCGGAGGAGTCGAGTGATCTATCGATGATCGACGAGGCGTACGAGTTCTCGGCGCCGCGATTTCACGATTTCCTGGCGGAGGAGACTCCCGAGGAAGTTCGTAGGGCGGAGCTCTGGTTCGAGAGCGCCCTCGCGCACGCCCCTTCTC CATTTATGCCTAGAATCAGAGCTACAAGAACAGTTCAACAGATTCTTTGCAATTTCAATGAAGAACAGCAAATGCAGAAG GCGCCAAAATCATCTGAGAGTGCATCAAATTCTGCTCAAGAATCAGCTCCTACATT ACATAAAGCAAATGCAATTGCAACAGAAGCAACGCAGGAAGTTCGAACTTGTAAGGAAATTGAGAAGACAACAACACCTAATGCAGAAAGCTCATGCACTCTGCAAAAACAAAA TATTGCACAAGGCTCTGTCCCCAAGGAAGCTGCTGTCCAAG GTCCGGAGATTTGCTGCACTCCAGCCCCACAAAAGCCGAGGGATGATATTAAGCTTCAGACAGCGAAAAAGATTGCTAGTATGCTGAAAAATCCTTCAGCCATTAGTTCAAAGAAACAGCTACCGAAATCACAAGCAAAGAGTGCTAAACCTTCTAGTGTTAGAAG GGACACAAATGGTAATAAGAACATCGCCGGAACTCTCAACTTTGCCCATGAAAACCGTGCCATAAAGAGGCAAAAACTTGATGGAGGAAAGTCTAGACAG ATTCTCACAGTCAACAAACCTTTGAATCTGCCTCACAAAACAAGAACTGGAGTGGTCAGCAGCAGCTCCAGCTTCGGCCTTGCAACTGCTAAAACTTGTAAAGAAGATAGAAAG ATGTACGTTCGTGAACCAGCAGCGCCATTTGTTTCCACGGCAGAAATGATGAAGAAATTCCAATCAGGGACAAGAGAGGTGTCTTGTTCTCTTTCTCAGAAGCCTAAGCTTACACTGACAAGGCCTAAAACACCTGAATTCGAAACGTCTCAGCGCTTGCGTTCTGTTAAAATCAAAAGCTCAGCAGAGATTGAGGAAGAGATGATGGCTAAGCTTCCTAAGTTCAAGGCTCGGCCACTAAACAAAAAG ATCTTTGAGGCCCCATCTTTACCACCATTGCCAAGAAGCACGCCCCAGCTTCCAGAGTTTAAG GAATTCCGTCTAGAAACAATGTCACGAGCTACTCAGAATGCAGAAACATCTACTGTGGCCTCAGTTGAATCCACAGAG AGCCATCAATGGAAACCAAGTCATCTTACTATTCCGAAACCACCTGTTCTTCAAACATCTCTACGAGCTCGCCCTCCCAGGATCAAAAGTTCTGAGGAGTTGGAGAAAGAGGAGCTTGAAAATATTCCACACTTCAAGGCAAGACCATTGAATAGAAAG ATATTTGAGAGTAAAGGGGACATGGGAATCTTTTGTAACATGAAGAAGCAAGTTACAATTCCACAGGAATTTAATTTTGCCATAGATAAAAGAATCCCTCCTCCACCAACTGCTGTTGTAGACCTCTTCGATAAG CTTTCATTATGTTCGGAACCTCAACGTGAGAAAATGCTCCCAAGAAATACTACACCAAGTCCATTCCATCTCCACACAGAG GAAAGAGGGGCGGAGAAAGAGCGAAGGATAGCTGAAGAACTCTTGCAGAAACAGTTAGAAGAGGAGAGGGCTAGGATACCAAGAGCTCATCCATATCCATACACAACTGATTATCCTGTG ATTCCGCCAAAGCCAGAGGTGAAGCCATGCACGAAACCAGTGCCGTTCGAACTGGAAAGTTTGGCAAGGCATGAACAGGAGATGCAGAGAGAAATGGAGGAAAGGATGAGGATGGAAATGGAAGAAGCTGAGATGAGAAGATTCAAAGCCCAGCCTATCTTGAAAGA GGACCCGATTCCACTCCCGGAGAAAGAGCGAAAGCCCCTCACAGAGGTTCAAGAGTTCAATCTACATGTCGAAAACAGGGCTGTCGATCGAGCAGAATTCGATAAAAAG ATTAAGGAGAAAGAAATGGTCTACAAGAGATACAGAGAGGAGACAGAAGCTGCAAAGATG atggaggaggagaaggcCTTGAAACAGTTGAGGAGGACTTTGGTTCCTCATGCTAGACCAGTACCTAATTTCGCGAACCCTTTCTTACCACAGAA GTCTGCTAAAGAGACTACGAAAGCCAAGTCCCCAAAGCTGCGCGTGAATTATAGGAAGGAGAAACGAAGGATGGTCCCTGGTAAAGCTTCGGGTGCAGCAGCGTGCCATATGAGGTGA
- the LOC125197378 gene encoding protein TPX2-like isoform X1, whose translation MAAAEESSDLSMIDEAYEFSAPRFHDFLAEETPEEVRRAELWFESALAHAPSPFMPRIRATRTVQQILCNFNEEQQMQKAPKSSESASNSAQESAPTLHKANAIATEATQEVRTCKEIEKTTTPNAESSCTLQKQNIAQGSVPKEAAVQGPEICCTPAPQKPRDDIKLQTAKKIASMLKNPSAISSKKQLPKSQAKSAKPSSVRRDTNGNKNIAGTLNFAHENRAIKRQKLDGGKSRQILTVNKPLNLPHKTRTGVVSSSSSFGLATAKTCKEDRKMYVREPAAPFVSTAEMMKKFQSGTREVSCSLSQKPKLTLTRPKTPEFETSQRLRSVKIKSSAEIEEEMMAKLPKFKARPLNKKQIFEAPSLPPLPRSTPQLPEFKEFRLETMSRATQNAETSTVASVESTESHQWKPSHLTIPKPPVLQTSLRARPPRIKSSEELEKEELENIPHFKARPLNRKIFESKGDMGIFCNMKKQVTIPQEFNFAIDKRIPPPPTAVVDLFDKLSLCSEPQREKMLPRNTTPSPFHLHTEERGAEKERRIAEELLQKQLEEERARIPRAHPYPYTTDYPVIPPKPEVKPCTKPVPFELESLARHEQEMQREMEERMRMEMEEAEMRRFKAQPILKEDPIPLPEKERKPLTEVQEFNLHVENRAVDRAEFDKKIKEKEMVYKRYREETEAAKMMEEEKALKQLRRTLVPHARPVPNFANPFLPQKSAKETTKAKSPKLRVNYRKEKRRMVPGKASGAAACHMR comes from the exons ATGGCCGCGGCGGAGGAGTCGAGTGATCTATCGATGATCGACGAGGCGTACGAGTTCTCGGCGCCGCGATTTCACGATTTCCTGGCGGAGGAGACTCCCGAGGAAGTTCGTAGGGCGGAGCTCTGGTTCGAGAGCGCCCTCGCGCACGCCCCTTCTC CATTTATGCCTAGAATCAGAGCTACAAGAACAGTTCAACAGATTCTTTGCAATTTCAATGAAGAACAGCAAATGCAGAAG GCGCCAAAATCATCTGAGAGTGCATCAAATTCTGCTCAAGAATCAGCTCCTACATT ACATAAAGCAAATGCAATTGCAACAGAAGCAACGCAGGAAGTTCGAACTTGTAAGGAAATTGAGAAGACAACAACACCTAATGCAGAAAGCTCATGCACTCTGCAAAAACAAAA TATTGCACAAGGCTCTGTCCCCAAGGAAGCTGCTGTCCAAG GTCCGGAGATTTGCTGCACTCCAGCCCCACAAAAGCCGAGGGATGATATTAAGCTTCAGACAGCGAAAAAGATTGCTAGTATGCTGAAAAATCCTTCAGCCATTAGTTCAAAGAAACAGCTACCGAAATCACAAGCAAAGAGTGCTAAACCTTCTAGTGTTAGAAG GGACACAAATGGTAATAAGAACATCGCCGGAACTCTCAACTTTGCCCATGAAAACCGTGCCATAAAGAGGCAAAAACTTGATGGAGGAAAGTCTAGACAG ATTCTCACAGTCAACAAACCTTTGAATCTGCCTCACAAAACAAGAACTGGAGTGGTCAGCAGCAGCTCCAGCTTCGGCCTTGCAACTGCTAAAACTTGTAAAGAAGATAGAAAG ATGTACGTTCGTGAACCAGCAGCGCCATTTGTTTCCACGGCAGAAATGATGAAGAAATTCCAATCAGGGACAAGAGAGGTGTCTTGTTCTCTTTCTCAGAAGCCTAAGCTTACACTGACAAGGCCTAAAACACCTGAATTCGAAACGTCTCAGCGCTTGCGTTCTGTTAAAATCAAAAGCTCAGCAGAGATTGAGGAAGAGATGATGGCTAAGCTTCCTAAGTTCAAGGCTCGGCCACTAAACAAAAAG CAGATCTTTGAGGCCCCATCTTTACCACCATTGCCAAGAAGCACGCCCCAGCTTCCAGAGTTTAAG GAATTCCGTCTAGAAACAATGTCACGAGCTACTCAGAATGCAGAAACATCTACTGTGGCCTCAGTTGAATCCACAGAG AGCCATCAATGGAAACCAAGTCATCTTACTATTCCGAAACCACCTGTTCTTCAAACATCTCTACGAGCTCGCCCTCCCAGGATCAAAAGTTCTGAGGAGTTGGAGAAAGAGGAGCTTGAAAATATTCCACACTTCAAGGCAAGACCATTGAATAGAAAG ATATTTGAGAGTAAAGGGGACATGGGAATCTTTTGTAACATGAAGAAGCAAGTTACAATTCCACAGGAATTTAATTTTGCCATAGATAAAAGAATCCCTCCTCCACCAACTGCTGTTGTAGACCTCTTCGATAAG CTTTCATTATGTTCGGAACCTCAACGTGAGAAAATGCTCCCAAGAAATACTACACCAAGTCCATTCCATCTCCACACAGAG GAAAGAGGGGCGGAGAAAGAGCGAAGGATAGCTGAAGAACTCTTGCAGAAACAGTTAGAAGAGGAGAGGGCTAGGATACCAAGAGCTCATCCATATCCATACACAACTGATTATCCTGTG ATTCCGCCAAAGCCAGAGGTGAAGCCATGCACGAAACCAGTGCCGTTCGAACTGGAAAGTTTGGCAAGGCATGAACAGGAGATGCAGAGAGAAATGGAGGAAAGGATGAGGATGGAAATGGAAGAAGCTGAGATGAGAAGATTCAAAGCCCAGCCTATCTTGAAAGA GGACCCGATTCCACTCCCGGAGAAAGAGCGAAAGCCCCTCACAGAGGTTCAAGAGTTCAATCTACATGTCGAAAACAGGGCTGTCGATCGAGCAGAATTCGATAAAAAG ATTAAGGAGAAAGAAATGGTCTACAAGAGATACAGAGAGGAGACAGAAGCTGCAAAGATG atggaggaggagaaggcCTTGAAACAGTTGAGGAGGACTTTGGTTCCTCATGCTAGACCAGTACCTAATTTCGCGAACCCTTTCTTACCACAGAA GTCTGCTAAAGAGACTACGAAAGCCAAGTCCCCAAAGCTGCGCGTGAATTATAGGAAGGAGAAACGAAGGATGGTCCCTGGTAAAGCTTCGGGTGCAGCAGCGTGCCATATGAGGTGA